The window AGTTGACCTGCACTTGGAGACTCTTGAGGAACCAAAGTTGTATGAATGGAATATTCTGCATAAAAAAGCCGCTCTGGCTGATGCTGCAATGCGATTTGAGGGAATTATCGCGACTAATGCTTTAACTGGTGCCTGGATTCCGGTAACTCTGCCAAGCTATCCAGTCAAAATAATTTATTCAGGTCTACGTGAAAGGCATCGGGAACAGCTCGAATCTTTTTTGCAGCAACATGGCGTTCAATTTGAACAGCTGAAAATGGAAGTCGTTTCTTCAAGACAGTTAAAACAAATCGTTGCCGAAGAGAAAATTGCTCTTGTTTATGAAAACGATATGTTTATTACTCGTGATTTGGTTGATACGATTGCAGTTTACAATGTTTCCGGTAATTTTCTCGTGAATGCCAATACTACTGAAGAATTAGGCTACGATGACTGATTCATATTCAATCTTTTGACTTTTAGCAGGAGAACAAATCGATGAGCAAAAGCGAGTGGATAGAAGATTTTAAAAGATTCAATGGACGTGATCCCAAACCACGAGAATTTCGCAAGGCCTTGAATAAGGGTGAATTTACATTGGATGATGACCGGGAAGCTGATCTTCAACAAACTCCAGTGACGACCGATCCGACCAGAAAAGAACTGAGGCAACTGAAAAAAGAAAGAAAATTGTCTAGTCCGAGAAATGGAATTAATTCCCTTGTCCTAACCTTTTTTAGCCTTTTATTTACTTTATCGCCAGTTCTTTTAATTTTGAATCCGGATATTCTTTTAAACTTTCAGACTAAAGCAAATATTGAAAATCTTGCTTCTGTTTTAGTTGTCATGTTTTTCTTTGGCATCCTGTTGTTATTGATGGCTATTGTCTTTGCACTGATGAGCTTGTTTAAAGCACCGAGAAGTTTGGCAATTGTTGCTATTTTATTTTCAATGATCAATTTGCTCTATGTTTATACAGTGATTAATTTTTCTCAATCGGCGATTGGTTATTTTAGTAATGTAATTGATATTTTAGAGAGTATTTTTAAATAAAAATCTAAATAAAAACCTTCACGATTAAACAATAATTTGTTTTGACTGTGAAGGTTTATTTTAATTACTTGATTAATTTACTCTTCGTGGGCTTTTTCCGATGGCGCCGCAGCTAGATTACATGAGTATTGACATACTCTTCTAGACCATGCTTACCATCAGCACCACCCACCACCAAGTCCGGATTCCTTCCAGCCGGCATCTCCATTTCTTAGTACTTCATCAGAATGGCAAATTACACTCGCAACAACCTTAACCTGGAGTTCGTTATCGCCCATATCGGCTAATTCTACATCGTCTTTGATTTCAAATTTTCACCGACCTTAGGAATAACAGCAGCTTTAATTTTCATAATTTAACATCTCCATTTGTGTTGTTTGCTTGACACGCCTCCAACATAGGCTAATATGAATAAATTTACAGTCTTCTTTTGATCGAAAATTGCAGGCTGAAAATTATTTAGGAAAATAAAAAATCTGCAGGAAAAATAATTTATGCAGATTCTTAGTTATTCATTTTTTTAATTATTTTTCTGAATAAATTTAATTACAACCTGGTTGAATTCGCTAGCCAATTCCAGATGCGGAATATGACCGCTGCCCTTAAAAACATAAGCTTCTGCAAAGGGACTTAGACTTGCAGATACCTTCGAATGTTCTGACGACCACAAAGGAGAAGCAGAACCGGCCAAGAATAAATGTGGAACAGTTTCACTTTTAATTTCCTCACGCCAATCCTGAACCAAAGAGTCAAGCAATAAAGGTTGATTGAAATGAAAATCGAAAGGTTGATAACTCTTGTAGGCTTCTCCTAATATCCGTTTAATTTGATTACCAATTGGTAAACGTGTCAATTTGGTTGTTTCGATTAAGGCTGCATTTTTATAAAAGTTTTTCCAGCTGCTGTTAAACAAACCGAAGTCCCATCCATTGTCGCTGATCGCCTTTGGAGACTGATCTTCAGTAATGATTGTCTTAACATTTTGGCAGCCAAAGAGTGATAGGTAGGCAAAAATTGTTGAAGCTCCCATTGAATGGCCGATTAAAACGGGTTTTTTCAGTCTGAGATGGTCAATTAATTCTGCTAAATCGAATCCATGACGAGCTATTTGCATTCCATAGGGAACACTTTGGCTTTTTCCGTGGTTTCTCCGATCATATGTGATTACCTTAAAACCAGCTTGGACAAAATCGTTAATTTGAGCAACCCAGGTTGCTTCGTTTCCCGAATAGCCTTCTATAAATATTAAAGCCTGTCCATCTTGTTTTCCCTGAATGTGATATTTGATTCTAACTTTATCATTCGTTTGAAAATTAGCCATACAGCAAGTATAAAATAACTGTTCTATTTAGCGAGTTTGTGAATTAATTTATAAGTGAGCAATCTTTTTAAAAAAGAATTAAATTTTATAATGTATAAAAACTTTTACTAAAAAAGAAGCCCTTTAAAAAGGCGTTTTTAGCCGGATATGCAATTTGCAGACTCTTTTTTCAGTGTTAGAATAGAGTCGTGAATTGAAAGCGCTTACAGAAACTGTGAGCAACATTTCACAAATTAGAGGTTAGAAATGCAATTTATCAAATACTTTGGGAATGACGCCTACACGAATATCGCGATGGATACGTGGCTTTTGTATAATTTAAAGCCCAAAGAGGCGGTTTTTTCTCTATGGCAGAACAAAAATGCCGTTATTGTCGGCCGAAATCAAAATACTTTTGCCGAGGTAAATCAGGATTACGTTGATGAGCACGATATTCAAGTTGTTCGTCGAGTGTCTGGTGGCGGAGCCGTTTACCATGATTTAGGAAATATTTGTTTTACTTTCTTTGTCCCGGTAGCAAGCAGTGCAGAAGTCGATTTTCATAAATTCGTCAAACCGATGTATGACGCATTACATGAAGTCGGTATTGATGCACAAATTACCGGTCGAAACGATCTGACTGTTGATGGTAAAAAAGTTAGCGGCAATGCTCAACGCTATGCCGGTGGTTATTTAATGCACCACGGGACTTTGCTTTGGAATTCGAATGTCGACACGATGGTTCGATCACTAAATGTTGCTGACGAAAAATTTATTTCCAAGGCTGCTACTTCGGTCCGTTCACGGGTTGGAAATATTAAGGATTATGCTCCGGCGGGACTCACGTTAGAGGAATTCTGGAAAGCTTTGCAATATTATCTGGCCGATGAAGGCAAAGACCAAGAATATCTTCTCAGCGATGCTCAAAAGCAGTCGATTATCGATTTGCGAAATAATCAGTTTGCTACTTGGGATTGGAATTATGGCCGAAGCCCGGAGTTTGATTTTAACAATCACCGAAAATTTGATGCCGGCGCAATTGACGTACATGCAAATGTCGATAAAGGCTTGATCAAAGATATTGTCTTTACCGGTGATTTCTTGGGCGTGCGCGATTGGCGGGAGATCAAAGATCGATTTATTAATCAACCATTTAATTCAAACGTAATTTACGATATTTTACAAAAAAATGTCGATGGTCAATATTTTGGTGCAATTGACAATCGTCAATTGGCAGACATGTTCAATGCTAAAACTGAACAAAAATTATAGGAGGAACAAAATGTCAAATATCTCAAAAGCAAATGAACAGATTTTGGATTTTGATTATCAGCTAAAAGCTCAAAATGACGCTTTTCCGACTCTGGAAGTCTTGGATAACGATGGCAAGATCGTTGACGAAAAGGCTTTGGAACGTGCTGCTTTAACTGATGAAGATTTAATTAACATTTTTCATAATATGCTGCTTAACCGGCAACTGGATATCCGTTCAACTAAATTGGCAAGACAGGGCAGGTTTGGTTTCTTTGCTCCGACCGCTGGACAGGAAGCGTCGCAAATGGCTTCGGCCTATGCTTTTAACGATCAGGATTGGCTTTTTCCTGGATATCGTGATATTCCCGAAATAGTTGCTAAAGGATGGCCGATTTGGAAAGCAATTCTTTGGAGCCGTGGCCATGTCGTTGGAAATGAGTATACGACCGATGATGGCAAACAGGTTAATTCCTGGTTCCCACAAATTATTATTGGCGCTCAGTATATTGAGGCAGCCGGTGTCGCTTTGGGATTAAAGAAGCGAAATAAAAAAGCTGTTTCTTATGCCTATACCGGCGATGGTGGCACTTCGCAAGGCGATTTTTACGAAGGAATGAATTTTGCCGCTGCTTATCATGCAAACGAAGTCTTCTTTGTTCAAAATAACGGTTTTGCGATTTCGACTCCCCGTAAGCTCCAAACTGCCGCTCCACATTTGGCAGCCAAAGGATGGGCTGTCGGCGTTCCAAGTTTGGTAGTCGACGGACAGGATGCAATCGCCGTTTATCTGGCAGCCAAAGAAGCACGTGCGTGGGCAGTTTCTGGCAAGGGACCGGTCTTGATCGAGACCTTGACAGATCGTTTTGAAGCTCATTCGACTGCTGGCGATGATCCGCTTCGTTACCGCACTAAAGAGGATATTGCCACTTGGTGGAAAAAGGATCCTTTGATTCGGATGCGCAAGTACCTGACGGACAAAGGGCTCTGGGATGAAGGCAAAGAGACTGATTATATTGCTCAGGTTGATGCTCGAATTGATGCCGATATTAAAAAAGCCGATAACATCGACAAACAAAAGATCAGTGATTATCTGAAGAATACTTTGGAAGTCCCTGGCTATGCAATGAAAGAGCAAATTGAAAAATTTGAAAGTGAGGGCAAGTAAAAATGGCTGTTAAAAGTTACATTGATGCCGTTAAAGAAGCGCAGGGTCTCGCCTTGGAGCACGATAAAGATGTTTTGATTTTTGGCGAAGATGTTGGCAAAAACGGTGGTGTTTTCCGTGCTACCGATGGCTTGCAGGCCAAGTATGGCGAGGATCGTGTTTTCAATACCCCTTTGGCTGAATCCGGGATTGGTGGTCTGGCGATTGGTTTGACCACTCAGGGTTATCGCCCAATCATGGAAATTCAATTCTATGGTTTTATATATGAAGTACTTGATTCTTTGGCCGGCCAAATGGCCCGCAACCGTTTTCGCTTTAACGGAACCCGTCAAATGCCGATTGTTGTTCGTGCTCCTTATGGCGGAGGAACAAAAACACCGGAAATGCATTCCGATAATTTGGAAGGCCTGGTCGCTCAGACTCCGGGATTAAGAGTTGTGATGCCTTCTAATCCATCTGATGCCAAAGGCTTGCTTTTAAGTGCGATTGAATCAAACGATCCGGTCATTTTCCTTGAAAACCTTCACTTGTATCGTTCGATCAAAGGAGAAGTTGCCGAAGGATATTATACGACTCCGTTGGATAAAGCCGCTGTTGCACGCGAAGGTAAAGATATTTCAATCATTACTTATGGCGGAATGACGCCGGTTGCTTTGAATGCGGCCGAAGAGTTATCCAAACAAGGAATTGATGCTGAAGTTATTGATTTGCGGACCGTTTCGCCGTTGGATATTGAAACAATTGGTGAATCGGTCAAAAAAACCGGTCGCGTAGTTGTTGCTCAAGAAGCCCAGCGGATAGCCGGAATTGGAGCCAGTGTGATGGCGGAGATTTCCGAAAGATTCATTTTGAATTTGAAAGCACCGATTGGTCGCGTTGCCGCACCTGATTCTATTTATCCTTTTGCCCAGGCAGAAAATGATTGGATGGTTAACGCTGACGATATCATCGACAAAGTTAAGGAGATTGTAAATTATGACTGAAATCTTTAAAATGCCCGATATTGGCGAAGGAATGGCCGAAGGAGAAATTTCCGATTGGCTGGTTAAAGTTGGCGATCAAGTTAAAACAGACGATTCGGTTGCTGAGGTTCAAAATGACAAACTTTTGCAGGAGATTCTTTCGCCTTATTCCGGAAAAGTCACAAAACTATTCGTTGAACCGGGAACAACTGTCAAAGTTGGCGAGCCCTTGATTGAATTCGATGGAGATGGCAGTGGTTCGACGGCTAGTGATGGGCAAGGTGGACAAACGGAGGCCAAAGAAACAGAGGAATCCGAAAAACCCGAAACAACAAAGGCAGCCTCCAGCCAGACGGCTCCGGCGGCTGCAAAAGAGTCGGTTTCCAGTTCTCCAAATGCTAGTGGCGCCGCTACAGCTTCCAACGGCAATGTTTTGGCAATGCCTTCTGTTCGTCATTATGCTCACGAACACGGAATTGATTTATCACAGGTCCCAGCTAGCGGGCATCATGGCCACATTACAATGTCTGATGTTGAAAACTTCTCTAGTCCTGCTGCGACTGCTGAAGAAACACCAAAAA of the Oenococcus sp. UCMA 16435 genome contains:
- a CDS encoding phosphoribosyltransferase; this encodes MPKYFYRTINDLNDLIKENLARLQSYNFDLIVGLPRRGMIPATLIGLFLNKPVFSFNELNANLASEKIGYRLQEESAKFPKSYSNILLVDDSTDEGTVFDQAFSKLDDATAKKVTTLSVYATEKGGDRVDLHLETLEEPKLYEWNILHKKAALADAAMRFEGIIATNALTGAWIPVTLPSYPVKIIYSGLRERHREQLESFLQQHGVQFEQLKMEVVSSRQLKQIVAEEKIALVYENDMFITRDLVDTIAVYNVSGNFLVNANTTEELGYDD
- a CDS encoding alpha/beta hydrolase; its protein translation is MANFQTNDKVRIKYHIQGKQDGQALIFIEGYSGNEATWVAQINDFVQAGFKVITYDRRNHGKSQSVPYGMQIARHGFDLAELIDHLRLKKPVLIGHSMGASTIFAYLSLFGCQNVKTIITEDQSPKAISDNGWDFGLFNSSWKNFYKNAALIETTKLTRLPIGNQIKRILGEAYKSYQPFDFHFNQPLLLDSLVQDWREEIKSETVPHLFLAGSASPLWSSEHSKVSASLSPFAEAYVFKGSGHIPHLELASEFNQVVIKFIQKNN
- a CDS encoding alpha-ketoacid dehydrogenase subunit beta, whose protein sequence is MAVKSYIDAVKEAQGLALEHDKDVLIFGEDVGKNGGVFRATDGLQAKYGEDRVFNTPLAESGIGGLAIGLTTQGYRPIMEIQFYGFIYEVLDSLAGQMARNRFRFNGTRQMPIVVRAPYGGGTKTPEMHSDNLEGLVAQTPGLRVVMPSNPSDAKGLLLSAIESNDPVIFLENLHLYRSIKGEVAEGYYTTPLDKAAVAREGKDISIITYGGMTPVALNAAEELSKQGIDAEVIDLRTVSPLDIETIGESVKKTGRVVVAQEAQRIAGIGASVMAEISERFILNLKAPIGRVAAPDSIYPFAQAENDWMVNADDIIDKVKEIVNYD
- a CDS encoding lipoate--protein ligase; this encodes MQFIKYFGNDAYTNIAMDTWLLYNLKPKEAVFSLWQNKNAVIVGRNQNTFAEVNQDYVDEHDIQVVRRVSGGGAVYHDLGNICFTFFVPVASSAEVDFHKFVKPMYDALHEVGIDAQITGRNDLTVDGKKVSGNAQRYAGGYLMHHGTLLWNSNVDTMVRSLNVADEKFISKAATSVRSRVGNIKDYAPAGLTLEEFWKALQYYLADEGKDQEYLLSDAQKQSIIDLRNNQFATWDWNYGRSPEFDFNNHRKFDAGAIDVHANVDKGLIKDIVFTGDFLGVRDWREIKDRFINQPFNSNVIYDILQKNVDGQYFGAIDNRQLADMFNAKTEQKL
- a CDS encoding thiamine pyrophosphate-dependent dehydrogenase E1 component subunit alpha; translation: MSNISKANEQILDFDYQLKAQNDAFPTLEVLDNDGKIVDEKALERAALTDEDLINIFHNMLLNRQLDIRSTKLARQGRFGFFAPTAGQEASQMASAYAFNDQDWLFPGYRDIPEIVAKGWPIWKAILWSRGHVVGNEYTTDDGKQVNSWFPQIIIGAQYIEAAGVALGLKKRNKKAVSYAYTGDGGTSQGDFYEGMNFAAAYHANEVFFVQNNGFAISTPRKLQTAAPHLAAKGWAVGVPSLVVDGQDAIAVYLAAKEARAWAVSGKGPVLIETLTDRFEAHSTAGDDPLRYRTKEDIATWWKKDPLIRMRKYLTDKGLWDEGKETDYIAQVDARIDADIKKADNIDKQKISDYLKNTLEVPGYAMKEQIEKFESEGK